Part of the Deltaproteobacteria bacterium genome, CGGGATCAAGCTCACGCGGCCGTTCGCACAGACGCCGGCGCGCTGGCAGGTACTGAGCGCGGCCTGGGGCGAAACGCGCACGGTGCCGCAGATCGCGCGGCGCATGGGTCTCACGCGCCAGGCGGTGCAGCGCGTGGCGGGGGTGCTCGAAGCCGAGGGCCTGGCGAGGTTCGCGCGGAACCCCGCACACCGCAGCTCCCCGCTGCTCGAGCTGACGCCGGATGGCGAAGCCCTCGTCGCGAAGATCAACGCGGCGCAGATCGGCTGGGCGAATCGGGTTGCGCGCGGCCTCGATCGCCGCCGGCTTGCCGAGACGACGCGGACGCTGCAAGAGCTCTCGGAGCGCCTCGATCGCGCGGCCGGTTGAGT contains:
- a CDS encoding MarR family transcriptional regulator produces the protein MAKRTPAAEQLTQLILTVFRFHGSLERHGIKLTRPFAQTPARWQVLSAAWGETRTVPQIARRMGLTRQAVQRVAGVLEAEGLARFARNPAHRSSPLLELTPDGEALVAKINAAQIGWANRVARGLDRRRLAETTRTLQELSERLDRAAG